Proteins encoded together in one Janthinobacterium tructae window:
- a CDS encoding DUF2868 domain-containing protein, whose amino-acid sequence MNEQIAREVVLVRAIETADQKKEVLSEDDRMYASRSARELAQWQASGKQAEVTGDDFLQQRSELILKRITERTPAFAAFAKRRNGMKTLALTLPLLALLLGAGLDRITDPHRVDLLSAPLLLIIAWNVLVYLSLLIWLCIPSHSLGWPKAGLVRHLSVGRLALPRKLPHALSSGLLSFMGEWAHLSAKLTAARLSRTIHLSAAMFAIGAVASLYARGFLSQYAAGWESTFLSASQVHSLLSTLFAPAIALFHLQGFSLAEIEALRFPQTTTVEGGARWVHLYAATIFLLVVVPRLILALVNNWRAARLAKHFPLDLDQPYFRKLNESIGVATGGMLRVLPYSFTVDEARHKGLGQLSIMLFGEQGRMMLRPSTSYGEEPQEVLRGTDLNDPQVNITAVLFNLTATPEKENHGAFLDYLVQSSTRGIAVLIDESSYLEHAGEQADNGARLAERVSLWQHFCQFHQTTATLVNLLNPALHPLDAGVGLKVSAAA is encoded by the coding sequence ATGAACGAGCAGATTGCGAGAGAAGTGGTATTGGTCCGTGCTATCGAAACGGCCGATCAGAAAAAAGAAGTCCTCAGCGAGGATGACCGCATGTATGCCAGCCGCAGCGCGCGTGAGCTTGCGCAGTGGCAAGCCTCGGGCAAGCAGGCCGAAGTCACTGGTGACGATTTCCTGCAACAGCGCTCCGAGCTGATCCTCAAACGCATCACCGAGCGCACCCCCGCCTTCGCTGCGTTTGCGAAGCGTCGCAACGGCATGAAAACCCTGGCGCTGACCTTGCCATTGCTGGCCCTGCTGCTGGGTGCCGGGCTCGACCGCATCACCGATCCGCACCGCGTCGACCTGCTGTCGGCGCCCTTGCTGCTGATCATCGCCTGGAATGTGCTGGTCTACCTGAGCTTGCTGATCTGGCTATGCATCCCCTCGCACTCCCTGGGCTGGCCAAAAGCTGGATTAGTACGCCACCTGAGCGTGGGCCGCCTGGCCTTGCCGCGCAAACTGCCGCATGCCCTGTCCTCGGGCTTGCTCAGTTTCATGGGGGAATGGGCGCACCTGAGCGCCAAGCTGACGGCCGCGCGCCTGAGCCGTACCATTCATTTGAGCGCCGCCATGTTTGCCATCGGCGCCGTCGCCTCGCTGTATGCGCGCGGTTTCCTGTCGCAATACGCGGCCGGCTGGGAAAGCACCTTTTTGAGTGCCAGCCAGGTGCACAGCCTGCTTTCGACCCTGTTTGCGCCAGCGATTGCCCTGTTTCATTTGCAAGGTTTTTCGCTGGCGGAAATCGAAGCGCTGCGTTTCCCGCAAACGACGACCGTGGAAGGTGGCGCGCGCTGGGTGCATTTGTATGCGGCAACGATTTTTCTGCTGGTCGTCGTCCCCCGCCTGATCCTGGCCCTGGTCAACAATTGGCGCGCCGCGCGCCTGGCCAAGCACTTTCCGCTGGATCTCGATCAACCGTATTTCCGCAAGCTCAATGAAAGCATCGGTGTGGCCACGGGCGGCATGCTGCGCGTCTTGCCGTACAGCTTTACTGTCGATGAGGCGCGCCACAAGGGCCTGGGCCAGTTGTCCATCATGCTGTTTGGCGAGCAGGGGCGCATGATGCTGCGTCCATCGACGTCGTATGGCGAAGAGCCGCAGGAGGTCTTGCGCGGTACCGACTTGAATGATCCGCAAGTCAATATCACGGCCGTGCTGTTCAACCTGACGGCGACGCCTGAAAAGGAAAATCACGGCGCCTTCCTCGATTACCTGGTGCAATCGTCGACACGCGGCATCGCCGTCCTGATCGACGAGTCCAGCTATTTGGAGCACGCTGGCGAGCAGGCGGATAACGGCGCGCGTCTGGCGGAGAGAGTTTCATTGTGGCAACATTTCTGCCAGTTCCATCAAACCACGGCCACCCTGGTCAATTTGCTCAATCCCGCCTTGCACCCGCTCGACGCCGGTGTCGGCTTGAAAGTATCGGCCGCAGCATGA
- a CDS encoding acid phosphatase: MLAKLKLVKTPKGIDSFLMLSAMLILWIGNYSNLDLMIADSMFDGTRGQFAGADSALVGSFQFGMTLLGAAVIGLALWDTLRPLAWLASRRSALRVVALSAVLVPPSIYLLSTFSDVPCPTDLLRYGGLEPYARMLDTLPASASAMACLPATQANTAWWMLALPLFCLPARPRMALLLAAIMLLCGLAAGWQQQLQGTQFFTHTLWSAWIAAFLIYLLHHLFRAEDALA; this comes from the coding sequence ATGCTGGCCAAGCTTAAACTCGTCAAAACTCCCAAAGGCATTGATAGCTTCCTGATGCTGTCAGCCATGCTGATCCTCTGGATCGGCAATTACAGCAACCTCGACCTCATGATCGCCGACAGTATGTTTGATGGGACGCGTGGGCAATTTGCCGGCGCTGACAGCGCGCTGGTGGGCAGTTTTCAGTTTGGCATGACCTTGCTTGGCGCCGCCGTGATCGGCCTGGCCCTCTGGGATACCTTGCGTCCGCTGGCCTGGCTTGCATCACGCCGCAGTGCCTTGCGTGTCGTGGCCCTGTCGGCCGTCTTGGTGCCGCCAAGCATCTATTTGCTCTCTACCTTCAGCGATGTGCCTTGCCCCACGGATTTGCTGCGCTATGGCGGACTGGAACCTTACGCGCGCATGCTGGATACATTACCCGCCAGTGCGTCTGCCATGGCTTGCCTGCCGGCGACCCAGGCAAACACTGCCTGGTGGATGCTGGCCTTACCATTGTTCTGCCTGCCAGCACGGCCACGCATGGCGCTTCTGCTGGCAGCGATCATGCTGCTGTGCGGTTTGGCGGCAGGCTGGCAGCAGCAGTTGCAAGGTACGCAATTTTTCACGCACACCTTGTGGTCTGCCTGGATCGCTGCTTTCCTGATATATCTGCTGCATCATTTGTTCCGGGCCGAGGACGCGTTGGCCTGA
- a CDS encoding sensor histidine kinase: MRPFKSLKRRIIVAYLLFALVASIFFAIIAAIAVEGIEVRLVDERLKEVAAWASPRHAAGLSVEMPAGLSFHHAEDTPLPLRGLAPGMHEKTVDGVDLHVLVGSDVHGEFVVIDHATEYEKIELVVYSMFALAFIGFLICASLLGAFIANRLITPIMSLTQAVKAGQAALPLQDSADELGILARAFAERTAELTEVLDRERFFTGDVSHELRTPLTVITGAAEILMEHGGDDPLVRSASERIYRAAHEASDSVTVLLRLARAPELLECTSLSVAELARQECLRCQSYTAGKPLTLVFADGEDFLVNAPRELLAAAIGNLVRNACQYTLQGEVIVRLAGRALIVEDTGPGLPEAARARLLHQPVPANLSGSSGTGLGLGLVQRICLYLGADLAFNVRPAGGTMLRIDFI; this comes from the coding sequence ATGCGCCCGTTTAAATCGTTGAAGCGACGCATCATCGTTGCCTACCTGCTGTTTGCTCTTGTGGCGAGCATCTTTTTTGCCATTATTGCCGCCATCGCTGTCGAGGGCATCGAAGTGCGCCTGGTCGACGAGCGCCTGAAAGAAGTGGCGGCCTGGGCCTCACCCAGGCATGCGGCCGGCTTGTCTGTCGAAATGCCAGCCGGCTTGAGCTTTCATCACGCTGAAGATACGCCGTTGCCCTTGCGTGGCCTGGCGCCCGGCATGCACGAGAAAACCGTCGACGGTGTCGATTTGCACGTGCTGGTCGGCAGCGATGTGCATGGGGAATTCGTCGTCATCGATCATGCCACCGAGTATGAAAAGATCGAGCTGGTGGTGTACAGCATGTTTGCCCTCGCTTTTATCGGTTTCCTGATTTGCGCTTCGCTGCTGGGCGCCTTCATCGCCAATCGCTTGATCACGCCAATCATGTCGCTGACGCAGGCCGTCAAGGCCGGACAGGCGGCGTTGCCACTGCAGGACAGTGCCGATGAATTGGGGATATTGGCACGCGCTTTTGCCGAACGTACGGCGGAGTTGACCGAAGTTCTTGACCGTGAACGCTTTTTTACGGGCGATGTCAGTCATGAATTGCGCACGCCGCTGACCGTGATCACGGGGGCGGCGGAAATCCTGATGGAACACGGCGGCGATGACCCGCTGGTGCGCTCCGCCTCCGAACGGATCTACCGGGCTGCGCACGAAGCGAGCGACTCCGTGACGGTGCTGCTGCGCCTGGCGCGCGCGCCGGAATTGCTGGAGTGCACGTCACTCTCCGTGGCGGAACTGGCTCGCCAGGAATGCCTGCGCTGTCAATCATATACGGCAGGCAAACCGCTTACCCTGGTGTTCGCGGATGGCGAGGACTTTCTGGTCAACGCTCCGCGTGAATTGCTGGCCGCCGCGATTGGCAACCTGGTGCGCAATGCCTGCCAGTACACCTTGCAGGGAGAAGTGATCGTGCGCCTGGCCGGACGCGCGCTGATCGTCGAGGATACGGGGCCGGGCTTGCCCGAAGCAGCGCGCGCGCGGCTTCTGCATCAACCCGTACCGGCCAATCTGAGTGGTTCATCCGGCACAGGTCTGGGGTTGGGCCTGGTTCAACGCATCTGCCTGTATCTGGGCGCGGACCTGGCGTTCAATGTCCGCCCCGCTGGCGGCACCATGCTGCGGATTGATTTCATCTAA
- a CDS encoding response regulator transcription factor, which translates to MRILIIEDNPDILANLYAYLEPKGHVLDSAMNGYAGLALLAQHEYDVIVLDVMLPGLTGLELCQKLRSELRNSTPVLMLTARDTLQDKVAGFDSGADDYLVKPFSLLELEIRLKALLRRARGQTTAAAVLAVGELRFDTEKFEVRRAGQTLTLTRTGYIILKCLMNEAPKLVPRELLEHEVWGDDRPDSDALRTHIHALRQVLDKPYAFPMLRTIPGIGYKLLSSDAPV; encoded by the coding sequence ATGCGCATTCTGATCATTGAAGACAACCCCGATATTCTTGCCAATCTCTACGCCTATCTGGAACCGAAGGGCCATGTGCTCGATTCGGCCATGAATGGCTATGCCGGCCTGGCCTTGCTGGCCCAGCATGAATACGATGTGATCGTGCTCGACGTCATGCTGCCCGGCCTGACGGGACTGGAACTGTGCCAGAAACTGCGCAGTGAATTGCGTAATAGCACGCCAGTGCTGATGCTGACGGCGCGCGATACCCTGCAAGACAAGGTCGCCGGTTTTGATAGTGGCGCGGATGATTACCTGGTCAAGCCATTCTCGCTGCTGGAGCTGGAAATCCGGCTGAAAGCCTTGCTGCGCCGCGCGCGCGGGCAAACGACGGCGGCCGCCGTGCTGGCTGTGGGTGAGCTGCGTTTCGACACGGAAAAATTCGAAGTCCGACGCGCGGGCCAGACCCTGACCTTGACTAGGACCGGTTACATCATCCTGAAATGCCTGATGAACGAAGCGCCCAAGCTGGTGCCACGCGAGCTGCTCGAGCATGAGGTCTGGGGCGATGACCGGCCCGACAGCGATGCCCTGCGCACGCACATCCATGCGCTGCGGCAAGTGCTCGACAAACCGTATGCCTTTCCCATGCTGCGCACCATTCCCGGCATCGGCTATAAATTATTGAGTAGCGATGCGCCCGTTTAA
- a CDS encoding sodium-dependent transporter: MKQQAQGSGLTLKRAGFTTGFGVLAATLGSAVGLGNIWKFPYLTGANGGAGFLLIYLLATLLVGLPVMIAEITLGRRAKVNPISTMEQLAPKGKPWWLVGVIGMIAAFLIVAFYSEVVGWVFAYIAKAIDGSILSSDKLVTEAAFASLISNPLQSLFWQWGVLLFIGGILMLGVTKGIEAIAKKLMPLLFLLLLLLCAVSLSLDKAGEGLAFLFRPDFSKLTASVVLTAMGLAFFKLSVGMGTMMTYGSYFRDDQNIPVTTLRVMAADLGVSMLAGIAIFPAVFTFGFAPSAGPSLVFITIPAVFSQIPMGQALMVVFFILAAVAATGAMLSLMEVPVVIFHERFGWTRTKATVVTMLLLAVLGSVCALSNSTLADFKLFNLNMFDLFDFVSSNIFLPVGGIAIALFTGWAWGKQHFIEAISNHGQLQNRTLAHVLLFLLRFVSPVLILIVMLKGLKVF; the protein is encoded by the coding sequence ATGAAACAACAAGCTCAAGGATCAGGCCTGACCCTGAAACGAGCTGGCTTTACCACTGGCTTCGGCGTACTCGCCGCCACCCTCGGTTCCGCAGTCGGTCTCGGCAACATCTGGAAGTTCCCCTACCTGACGGGCGCCAATGGCGGCGCCGGCTTCCTGCTCATCTATTTACTCGCCACCTTATTAGTAGGCCTGCCCGTGATGATCGCGGAAATCACCCTGGGCCGCCGCGCCAAGGTTAATCCGATCTCCACCATGGAACAACTGGCGCCCAAGGGCAAACCCTGGTGGCTGGTCGGCGTCATCGGCATGATCGCCGCCTTCCTGATCGTCGCGTTTTACTCGGAAGTGGTGGGCTGGGTGTTTGCGTATATCGCCAAGGCCATCGATGGCTCCATCCTCAGCAGCGACAAGCTGGTGACGGAAGCGGCCTTCGCTTCACTGATCAGCAATCCCCTGCAGTCGCTGTTCTGGCAATGGGGCGTGCTGCTGTTTATCGGTGGCATACTGATGCTGGGCGTGACCAAGGGCATCGAGGCGATCGCCAAGAAACTCATGCCGCTGCTGTTCCTGTTACTACTGCTGCTATGTGCGGTCAGCCTGTCACTCGATAAAGCAGGTGAAGGCCTGGCCTTTTTGTTTCGTCCTGATTTTTCCAAGCTGACGGCTTCCGTCGTGCTGACGGCCATGGGCTTGGCTTTCTTTAAATTGTCCGTCGGCATGGGCACGATGATGACCTATGGCAGCTATTTCCGCGACGACCAGAATATCCCCGTGACCACGCTGCGCGTCATGGCGGCCGACCTCGGCGTATCGATGCTGGCCGGCATCGCCATCTTCCCTGCCGTGTTCACGTTTGGTTTCGCCCCCAGCGCGGGACCGTCGCTGGTGTTCATCACCATCCCGGCCGTGTTCTCGCAAATCCCGATGGGACAAGCGCTGATGGTGGTGTTCTTTATCCTGGCCGCCGTGGCCGCCACAGGCGCGATGCTGTCGCTGATGGAAGTACCGGTGGTGATTTTCCATGAGCGCTTCGGCTGGACGCGCACCAAGGCCACCGTAGTGACCATGCTGCTGCTGGCCGTGCTCGGTTCCGTATGCGCCCTGAGCAACAGCACCCTGGCGGACTTCAAGCTGTTTAATTTGAATATGTTTGACCTGTTCGACTTCGTCTCATCGAATATCTTCCTGCCCGTGGGCGGCATCGCGATTGCCTTGTTTACAGGCTGGGCCTGGGGCAAACAGCATTTCATCGAGGCGATCAGCAATCACGGCCAGTTGCAGAATAGAACTCTGGCGCATGTGCTGCTGTTCCTGCTGCGCTTTGTCTCGCCTGTATTGATCCTGATCGTGATGCTGAAAGGATTAAAGGTCTTCTAA